The Caenorhabditis elegans chromosome II genome has a segment encoding these proteins:
- the twk-5 gene encoding Potassium channel domain-containing protein (Confirmed by transcript evidence) encodes MKQKSSLEKLLRRIAPQAIIVLILTTLMLVGAAIFQSIDPVLGEQSFYEVVFFEFITISTIGYGNQYPQTHASRVFSIFFSILGIPLLVVTLGNFGKYLTKFYWKTHGWIFSERTESELVNDKDMPGIVIACLYLLTFAIGFFFIPHSGAAYSIDDCYFSFISFATVGFGDKVPQIDTFEKFCKVITYLVWGTILNIMLISYVTNWFTQLFARQPFRGTDVEVMIGGQCITVSEITSLVAKEFHASPHQVRSILHDINGIMEDMKTEEDSEKSDILVAQDL; translated from the exons atgaaGCAGAAGAGCAGTCTTGAG AAACTCCTCCGGCGAATCGCTCCACAAGCCATAATCGTCTTGATTCTCACTACATTAATGTTGGTTGGagctgcaatttttcaaagcattGATCCGGTGCTCGGAGAGCAATCCTTCTATGAAGTTGTGTTCTTCGAGTTCATCACAATTTCAACAATAGGCTACGGAAATCAGTATCCTCAGACTCATGCTTCACGAGTTTTCTCAatattcttctcaattttggGGATTCCTCTTCTTGTAGTGACccttggaaattttggaaaatatttgacaaaattCTACTGGAAAACTCATGGTTGGATTTTCTCG GAAAGAACCGAAAGCGAACTAGTAAATGACAAGGATATGCCAGGTATCGTAATCGCCTGCCTCTACCTTCTAACATTTGCAATTGGCTTCTTCTTTATTCCACACTCGGGAGCTGCGTATTCCATTGATGACTGCTATTTCAG cttcatCAGTTTTGCAACAGTTGGTTTCGGAGACAAAGTGCCTCAAATCGatacatttgaaaagttcTGTAAAGTGATTACCTATTTGGTGTGGGGAacgattttaaatattatgcTGATTAGTTATGTGACTAATTGGTTTACTCAG CTCTTCGCCCGTCAACCATTCCGTGGAACCGACGTTGAAGTAATGATCGGAGGACAATGTATTACTGTATCAGAGATCACTTCTCTTGTTGCCAAGGAATTCCACGCATCACCTCATCAAGTCCGTTCGATTCTTCACGACATCAATGGTATTATGGAGGATATGAAGACCGAAGAGGATTCAGAGAAATCTGATATTTTGGTTGCTCAGGATCTTTAA